The Nitrospirales bacterium genome includes a window with the following:
- the eno gene encoding phosphopyruvate hydratase, whose amino-acid sequence MSTIQTIVSRMILDSRGNPTVEVDVKLSSGAWGRAAVPSGASTGAREALELRDRDKRRWMGKGVDKAVQSVKRSLAPKLIGMSAFDQVAIDSTMIALDGTKGKSRLGANAILGVSLAVARAAASELGQPLYRYIGGVNARELPVPMMNIINGGAHADNGLDFQEFMIMPVGASSFREALRMGTEVFHHLKALLQSKRLSTAVGDEGGFAPYVGSHEEALDLIVLAIKKAGYRAGRDIVLALDAAASEFYEKNRYTLRSQDGAQHSSEGMIDYYASLTARFPIVSIEDGLNEDDWKGWVALTAKLGDRVQLVGDDLFVTNVEYLSRGIQERAGNAILIKLNQIGTLTETIEAVTLAKRKGFGVIVSHRSGETEDVTIADLAVALNTGQIKTGSLSRTDRLAKYNQLLRIEEELGRAAIYPGKAGLPIF is encoded by the coding sequence ATGAGTACGATTCAAACGATTGTGTCTCGAATGATCTTGGATTCGCGTGGGAATCCCACGGTTGAAGTAGACGTGAAGCTTTCAAGTGGCGCCTGGGGGCGTGCAGCAGTGCCTTCAGGGGCATCCACAGGAGCACGTGAAGCGCTTGAACTTCGGGATCGTGACAAACGACGATGGATGGGCAAAGGTGTCGATAAGGCTGTACAGAGTGTCAAGAGATCGCTTGCGCCAAAACTCATCGGCATGTCAGCCTTTGATCAAGTGGCGATCGACTCGACCATGATTGCCCTAGATGGCACGAAAGGTAAATCCCGGCTTGGCGCGAATGCTATTCTGGGGGTATCCTTAGCAGTCGCACGTGCCGCAGCTTCTGAACTTGGCCAACCGCTCTATAGGTACATAGGCGGTGTGAATGCGAGAGAATTACCGGTTCCGATGATGAATATCATTAATGGCGGAGCACATGCTGACAATGGATTGGACTTTCAAGAGTTTATGATTATGCCGGTCGGAGCCTCAAGCTTTCGTGAGGCCCTTCGAATGGGCACGGAAGTCTTTCATCACCTCAAAGCTCTCTTGCAATCCAAGCGATTAAGTACGGCGGTAGGGGACGAAGGTGGCTTCGCACCGTATGTCGGGTCTCATGAGGAAGCGCTCGATCTTATTGTATTGGCCATCAAGAAAGCCGGGTATCGAGCGGGGCGAGATATCGTGTTAGCGCTTGATGCCGCTGCCAGCGAGTTTTATGAAAAAAACCGTTATACGCTCAGGAGCCAGGATGGGGCGCAGCACTCTTCGGAGGGGATGATCGATTACTATGCATCTTTAACCGCACGTTTTCCCATTGTCTCGATCGAAGATGGGTTAAATGAAGATGATTGGAAGGGGTGGGTCGCACTCACGGCGAAACTAGGGGACCGTGTTCAATTAGTAGGCGATGATCTCTTCGTGACCAACGTCGAGTATCTGTCCAGGGGCATTCAAGAACGAGCAGGAAACGCCATCCTGATCAAGCTCAATCAAATTGGCACATTGACAGAAACCATAGAAGCCGTAACATTAGCTAAGAGGAAAGGTTTTGGGGTCATTGTCTCTCACCGATCGGGAGAGACTGAAGATGTGACGATCGCTGACCTAGCCGTCGCTCTCAATACTGGACAGATCAAAACCGGGTCTTTGTCCCGCACTGACCGGCTCGCCAAGTATAATCAGCTCTTGCGCATCGAAGAAGAGTTGGGTCGTGCGGCCATCTATCCGGGAAAGGCTGGATTACCGATTTTTTGA
- a CDS encoding septum formation initiator family protein — MAKNRKKKRQKPGFLGEVSHRLPTVAGMILGGMFLGYIFFTKDGVPLYRAQVQAAENLERRIHEIKTQNAILEEEIRLVQTDSRKLEELARNHLGMVRKGETVYQFVEPQVKHAPPHL; from the coding sequence ATGGCTAAAAACCGAAAAAAGAAACGACAAAAACCAGGCTTCTTAGGCGAGGTATCACATCGACTCCCCACGGTCGCTGGAATGATCCTTGGGGGAATGTTTTTGGGGTATATCTTTTTTACGAAAGACGGAGTCCCTTTATATCGTGCTCAAGTGCAGGCTGCAGAGAATTTAGAGCGACGGATACACGAGATCAAAACTCAAAATGCCATACTCGAGGAAGAAATTCGTCTTGTGCAAACCGACTCGAGAAAGCTTGAGGAGCTAGCCAGAAATCACCTGGGAATGGTGCGGAAAGGAGAAACCGTTTATCAATTCGTGGAGCCTCAGGTAAAACACGCTCCTCCTCACCTTTAA
- the era gene encoding GTPase Era: protein MKFGTLVLVGRPNVGKSTLLNTLVRQKVAIVSDKPQTTRTRILGVGHLPQAQIVILDTPGLHKPKHQLNRKMVRTTLDSLPEADVIYAMVDARKPPGPGDRFVLEQVTAATQARGYNGIFLLLNKVDEMGKARLLPLIDQYRQLGEWTEIVPISAKQGDNIDRLIQLTLACLPDEPQPLYEEDFLTDQSMRHMAAEIVREKILQQTHAELPYAVAVLIEDFLEKDSAAHITASIYVEKSSQKPIIIGKQGQRLKAIGTDARIEMEQIFGVKIFLELWVKVREDWRDNERLLTELGY from the coding sequence ATGAAATTCGGCACGTTGGTTCTCGTCGGACGTCCCAATGTTGGAAAGTCGACTCTCCTCAATACTCTTGTGCGACAAAAAGTCGCGATTGTCTCGGATAAACCACAAACAACGCGAACACGAATTCTTGGAGTCGGACATTTGCCACAGGCGCAAATCGTTATCCTCGATACACCGGGACTTCATAAGCCCAAGCATCAACTCAATCGCAAGATGGTCAGGACGACCTTGGATTCGCTTCCGGAAGCCGACGTCATTTACGCCATGGTTGATGCGCGAAAGCCGCCAGGCCCTGGAGATCGATTTGTCCTGGAGCAGGTCACGGCGGCAACCCAAGCCAGAGGGTATAATGGGATATTCTTGCTCTTGAATAAGGTCGATGAAATGGGAAAGGCTCGTCTCTTGCCATTGATCGATCAATACCGTCAACTGGGAGAGTGGACGGAGATTGTACCAATCTCCGCTAAACAAGGGGATAATATTGATCGGTTGATTCAATTAACCTTGGCTTGTCTGCCGGATGAACCTCAACCTCTCTATGAAGAAGATTTCCTCACTGATCAATCCATGCGACACATGGCAGCGGAAATCGTTCGCGAGAAAATCTTGCAGCAAACACACGCTGAACTCCCGTATGCCGTAGCAGTGTTAATTGAAGATTTTCTCGAGAAAGACTCCGCAGCCCATATTACCGCCTCGATTTATGTGGAAAAATCCTCTCAAAAACCCATTATCATCGGAAAACAGGGACAACGATTGAAAGCGATCGGAACCGATGCCAGGATTGAAATGGAACAGATTTTCGGTGTCAAGATTTTCTTAGAGCTTTGGGTGAAGGTCCGCGAGGATTGGAGAGATAATGAACGACTGTTGACCGAACTGGGCTATTAG
- the recO gene encoding DNA repair protein RecO produces MPLYKTQAVILKSQRWGEADRIVTCYTEHVGKVRGIARGARRMKSRFGSALEPFRLIGLTLFEKNTETLARVSQADIIEPFSKLSENLSLMTAAARMVNFIQGITPDRDPNQSTFHGLINGLTFLSDGHDPGLCTLLFHIHILGHSGFRPQLDHCADCGKMFHAATIVRFSPQAGGAVCTICQDKYHGRGLSLSPGSLAFIQQAKRLPFSKVIRLRADGRVREEVEQAIEAYVEHILGRTLPRMSLYSSVSHS; encoded by the coding sequence ATGCCACTCTATAAGACGCAAGCCGTGATCCTCAAAAGTCAGCGATGGGGCGAAGCCGACCGGATCGTGACCTGTTACACTGAACACGTCGGAAAAGTTCGCGGCATCGCTCGAGGCGCTCGACGCATGAAAAGCCGATTTGGCAGTGCCCTCGAACCATTCCGCTTGATTGGCCTCACACTATTCGAGAAAAATACAGAAACACTTGCCCGCGTTAGTCAGGCCGATATTATCGAGCCATTCTCAAAACTTTCTGAAAATTTATCCTTGATGACGGCTGCTGCACGTATGGTGAATTTCATTCAAGGCATCACGCCTGACCGGGATCCGAATCAGTCAACATTTCATGGGCTAATCAACGGCTTAACATTCTTGTCAGATGGGCATGATCCTGGATTATGTACACTTCTCTTTCACATTCATATTCTGGGACATTCCGGTTTTCGCCCTCAACTCGATCACTGCGCGGACTGTGGAAAAATGTTTCATGCCGCCACGATAGTCCGATTTTCTCCACAAGCTGGTGGCGCTGTATGTACAATTTGCCAAGATAAATACCATGGGCGAGGCCTGTCGTTATCTCCTGGTAGTTTGGCCTTTATCCAGCAGGCTAAACGACTGCCTTTTTCAAAAGTGATTCGATTGCGTGCGGATGGGCGAGTACGTGAAGAAGTTGAGCAAGCCATCGAAGCTTACGTGGAACATATTCTCGGCCGTACGCTCCCACGTATGAGTCTATATTCTTCGGTATCGCATTCGTAA
- a CDS encoding DUF971 domain-containing protein yields MTHDLIAPNDMNWLDNGILGIDWSDGHRGIYPVRYLRQRCPCAACIDEWTGEQRLKPESVPLLVMLKDIEAVGRYALRFTWSDGHDTGIYSFTALRAMCQCNICQPEKPSEPRGKVLL; encoded by the coding sequence ATGACACATGATTTGATTGCGCCTAACGATATGAATTGGCTAGACAACGGGATCTTAGGCATCGATTGGAGTGATGGCCATCGTGGAATTTATCCCGTGCGGTATCTTCGTCAACGTTGTCCCTGTGCCGCATGCATTGATGAGTGGACTGGGGAACAACGGCTCAAGCCTGAGTCTGTCCCTTTACTCGTCATGCTGAAAGATATTGAAGCTGTTGGACGGTATGCTCTGCGATTTACGTGGAGCGATGGGCATGATACAGGAATCTATTCCTTTACAGCTTTACGTGCGATGTGCCAATGCAACATCTGCCAGCCTGAAAAACCTTCAGAACCACGCGGGAAAGTCCTCCTTTAG
- a CDS encoding DEAD/DEAH box helicase, with amino-acid sequence MTNAELSQHLQSLPLRRLHFLARGRIHRHFRLGKRRLIEILLNLPLDSRQLLESDLLTSQAQSFRQSTTPESHEKSSTKPVVAQSKPKASRVPTPLVSSSELLEGLGIPPPREFQPDPWQTEAVEKLDVHDVIVSVPTGSGKTFVAVEATKRALEKDQTVIYTSPLKALSNTKYMEFSSLFGRDHVGILTGDRRDNAQAPLLIMTTEILRNLFYDAASGEVDIRLNTLGLVILDESQYLADAERGVVWEETIIFCPSRARLLLLSASIGNPQDLAAWLSSIRPTSCYLVHHQNRSVPLRAGYLHPTGAFSPFFHTRDITKGQSLHLHPETKRLFSQYEEQTLGNRSRRS; translated from the coding sequence ATGACGAACGCTGAACTCAGCCAACATCTGCAATCGCTTCCCCTGCGACGGCTTCACTTTCTCGCACGGGGGCGAATTCACCGACATTTTCGCTTAGGGAAACGTCGATTAATCGAGATTTTACTCAACCTCCCTCTGGATTCTCGGCAACTCCTTGAATCCGACCTTTTGACATCACAAGCTCAAAGTTTTCGACAATCCACAACACCTGAATCTCACGAGAAGTCTTCAACGAAGCCCGTCGTGGCACAGAGCAAGCCTAAGGCATCTCGCGTTCCCACGCCGCTGGTTTCCTCAAGCGAACTCTTAGAGGGATTGGGTATTCCGCCGCCACGAGAATTCCAACCAGATCCATGGCAAACCGAGGCCGTGGAAAAACTCGATGTGCATGACGTGATCGTCAGCGTTCCCACGGGAAGCGGGAAAACATTCGTGGCCGTGGAAGCCACGAAACGAGCACTCGAGAAAGACCAGACCGTGATCTACACGTCTCCGCTGAAAGCCCTCTCAAACACCAAATACATGGAATTTTCTTCGTTATTTGGACGGGATCATGTCGGCATACTCACAGGCGATCGACGAGACAATGCTCAGGCTCCGCTTTTGATCATGACGACAGAAATTCTACGGAACCTGTTCTATGATGCGGCAAGTGGAGAGGTCGACATTCGCCTGAATACACTCGGGCTCGTCATTTTGGATGAATCACAGTACCTAGCCGATGCCGAACGTGGGGTTGTTTGGGAGGAAACGATTATCTTTTGTCCATCACGGGCTCGTCTTCTTCTGCTATCGGCATCCATCGGTAACCCGCAAGATTTGGCGGCATGGTTGAGCAGCATTCGACCGACTTCCTGTTACCTGGTTCACCACCAAAATCGATCTGTTCCGCTTCGAGCAGGGTATTTACATCCGACGGGGGCGTTTAGTCCTTTCTTTCATACGCGTGATATTACGAAAGGACAATCACTTCATCTTCATCCTGAAACCAAACGATTATTCTCTCAATACGAAGAGCAGACACTTGGGAATCGTTCAAGACGTTCGTAA
- a CDS encoding STAS domain-containing protein translates to MMVDVIVRAVKGATVIDLHGRLDMNARWHFKAIMNQCCLNESEHVIINLSGLTFIDSAGLGFLVTAYMQFTGLKRRMTWVQPQGVVATLLDELKLQELVPIYESEKEAISEL, encoded by the coding sequence ATGATGGTTGACGTCATCGTACGCGCTGTCAAGGGAGCCACAGTCATCGATTTACATGGTCGTCTTGATATGAACGCCCGGTGGCATTTCAAAGCGATTATGAACCAATGCTGTTTGAATGAATCGGAACACGTCATCATCAATCTTTCCGGCCTGACGTTCATCGACAGTGCTGGCCTGGGTTTTCTCGTCACAGCGTATATGCAATTCACCGGATTAAAGCGACGAATGACTTGGGTGCAACCCCAGGGAGTCGTGGCAACATTGCTTGATGAACTGAAACTCCAAGAGCTCGTCCCGATCTATGAATCGGAAAAAGAGGCCATATCAGAACTCTAG
- a CDS encoding chloride channel protein, whose protein sequence is MNTRVAEECVLFLNVAKWLVLAIGAGLLVGLSTTIFLTILSLILSETERLSYPLLLLPFGLALSAWMTTSLAPDASGQGVERVIQAVHLRSGFIQAQVIPVKLVATLLTIGAGGSAGNVGPCAQIGGGISSWAAQMLKFSNEDRKTLVICGISAGFASVLGAPIAGAFFGVEALFVGAISYQVLLPSVVAAIVAHQVTQYFQISFWTTHLKVEGMFDHTLLLWSIGGGIVFGLCALLLIEAINLGRRVAFRATLPFPLLGFLAGLVLLGFTSLTSTRVLGLGEGVIQEVIAGQEFLWYAFLLKIITTSLTLNFGGSGGIILPICFIGATVGSAFGHAFDLDPGQLAALGMVGVLAGAVNTPITAVLLALELFGVTIGSYAMLTCVVSFLMSGHRSAIPTQLLRLRKAPGIRADLNHEISETRLSVDPWDVHIQVIKEKIKGHMLIRKKRLKP, encoded by the coding sequence ATGAATACTCGCGTAGCTGAAGAATGTGTGTTATTCCTCAACGTCGCCAAATGGCTTGTGTTGGCCATTGGCGCTGGTTTGCTGGTTGGGCTCTCAACCACCATATTTTTAACGATCCTTTCTCTGATACTGTCTGAGACCGAACGGCTTTCCTATCCTCTTCTGCTCTTGCCGTTTGGGTTAGCCCTGTCGGCATGGATGACGACCTCTCTCGCGCCGGATGCCAGTGGACAGGGCGTCGAGCGGGTCATACAAGCCGTTCACCTTCGATCCGGCTTCATTCAAGCCCAAGTCATTCCCGTCAAACTGGTCGCCACATTATTGACAATCGGTGCTGGAGGCTCAGCTGGAAATGTCGGTCCCTGCGCGCAAATTGGTGGCGGAATATCCTCTTGGGCGGCTCAGATGCTGAAATTTTCTAATGAGGATCGCAAGACATTGGTTATCTGCGGGATTAGCGCAGGGTTTGCCTCCGTTCTTGGAGCACCGATAGCTGGTGCGTTTTTTGGTGTCGAAGCACTGTTCGTTGGCGCTATCTCCTATCAAGTCTTACTGCCATCTGTTGTGGCAGCCATCGTTGCCCATCAAGTCACACAGTATTTTCAGATTTCCTTTTGGACGACTCATCTTAAAGTTGAAGGAATGTTTGACCATACCCTTCTTCTCTGGTCGATAGGAGGAGGGATTGTTTTTGGATTATGTGCCTTGCTCCTTATCGAAGCGATTAATTTGGGGAGACGAGTGGCGTTTCGGGCGACTCTTCCCTTTCCCTTGCTTGGGTTTTTGGCCGGATTGGTCCTCTTGGGTTTCACATCGCTGACCTCAACTCGCGTGCTGGGATTGGGCGAGGGGGTGATTCAGGAGGTGATTGCTGGGCAGGAGTTTTTGTGGTACGCCTTTCTCCTAAAAATAATCACTACGAGTCTGACATTAAATTTTGGAGGAAGTGGTGGCATCATCCTTCCGATTTGTTTTATCGGCGCTACAGTAGGCTCGGCATTTGGACATGCCTTTGACCTGGACCCTGGCCAATTGGCCGCCTTAGGGATGGTTGGGGTATTGGCGGGAGCCGTGAACACACCGATTACGGCCGTGCTGTTGGCACTTGAACTTTTTGGCGTGACGATCGGATCCTATGCCATGCTCACGTGCGTCGTGAGTTTTCTGATGTCAGGGCATCGGAGCGCGATACCCACGCAACTCCTGCGCCTCAGAAAAGCTCCAGGGATCCGCGCTGATCTCAACCACGAAATCAGTGAGACCCGGCTTTCTGTCGACCCGTGGGATGTCCACATTCAGGTCATCAAAGAGAAAATCAAAGGTCACATGCTCATCAGAAAAAAACGATTAAAGCCATAA
- a CDS encoding MFS transporter: MTSSRVFGLLCSVAFLGFVSYDLVRRPALALFAESLGATPSTVGMLVAISTLTGVFLKLPVGVMSDFYDRRKLMLGGLLAFALPPFLYPSISDTTTLGLLRLVHGLATALFTPLALATVARIFAAQRGQAMGWYTAAAQGGGLLGPVIGGILVYSVGFSPTFLTAGIIGTLSLLCFLSIPHADILQEQVRRSSHGLWPEVRQGIHEILKHRGILTTSLTEASKMMANGTLMAFLPLYGLSIGLNAAEIGMLFGIQAFTSLLAKPVMGHVSDRVGRQPLIILGLGVCGCMLILIPHIASLYFLLPVSGMFGFGEAVITSSSTALIADLSHQQSLGAGMGMRGTIMDLGHASGPMITGLLIGSIGYAGGFAMIGVLQFITAVIFGMIMLRSTITITG, from the coding sequence ATGACTTCATCTCGAGTATTTGGACTTCTCTGCTCCGTTGCCTTCCTGGGATTTGTGAGCTATGACCTGGTTCGCCGCCCGGCTCTCGCCCTTTTCGCCGAATCGTTAGGTGCGACACCCAGCACAGTTGGCATGCTGGTCGCCATTTCGACCCTGACCGGAGTGTTTCTCAAGCTTCCGGTGGGAGTCATGTCGGACTTTTACGATCGACGAAAACTGATGCTCGGTGGACTCTTGGCTTTTGCGCTTCCGCCTTTTTTGTATCCATCCATTTCAGATACGACGACGTTAGGCCTCCTTCGTCTTGTTCATGGCTTGGCGACGGCCCTGTTTACCCCGCTTGCTTTGGCGACCGTCGCCCGAATATTTGCCGCCCAACGAGGACAGGCAATGGGATGGTACACGGCCGCGGCTCAGGGAGGGGGGCTTCTCGGTCCGGTGATCGGAGGCATCTTGGTTTATTCCGTGGGATTTTCGCCCACATTTCTTACTGCAGGGATCATTGGAACATTGAGCCTCCTTTGTTTTTTATCCATTCCCCATGCCGACATTCTCCAAGAGCAAGTGAGGCGGTCCTCTCACGGACTATGGCCAGAAGTCCGGCAAGGCATTCACGAAATCCTGAAACATCGAGGTATTCTCACGACAAGCTTGACTGAAGCATCAAAAATGATGGCCAATGGCACGCTCATGGCATTTCTACCGCTATATGGGCTTTCGATCGGTCTCAATGCTGCTGAAATCGGCATGTTGTTCGGAATTCAGGCCTTCACATCTTTATTGGCGAAACCAGTCATGGGACATGTGTCCGATAGAGTCGGACGGCAGCCATTGATTATCCTCGGATTGGGTGTCTGCGGTTGCATGCTCATTCTTATTCCCCATATTGCTTCTCTGTATTTTTTGCTACCAGTGTCCGGAATGTTTGGTTTTGGAGAGGCAGTGATTACCTCATCTTCAACGGCCTTGATCGCCGATCTTTCGCACCAGCAATCATTAGGAGCTGGCATGGGAATGCGCGGGACTATCATGGACCTTGGACATGCGAGTGGGCCGATGATCACGGGTTTGCTCATTGGATCAATCGGATATGCTGGAGGATTTGCGATGATCGGTGTGCTGCAGTTTATTACGGCCGTCATATTCGGTATGATCATGTTGCGAAGCACAATCACAATTACAGGATAG
- a CDS encoding riboflavin synthase, with amino-acid sequence MFSGIVEEMGAIKSVNKGLTGARLSILASQILQDLKIGESVSVSGTCLTVIEHGPEDFEADVSTETLNLTTLGSAEAGMPVNLERAMKLNERIGGHLVTGHVDGVGTIRRREQNGTAILFVIEVSAALSRYCVKKGSITVDGISLTVNDVSDQTFAVTIIPHTASITTLGLKQVGDHVNLETDLIGKYVERLLQSNGNIPSKSTPVIDHEYLQKRGLL; translated from the coding sequence ATGTTTAGTGGAATCGTGGAAGAAATGGGCGCCATCAAGTCTGTCAATAAAGGATTGACTGGCGCACGTTTATCGATACTCGCTTCACAAATTTTGCAAGATCTCAAGATTGGAGAAAGTGTCAGTGTGTCCGGCACATGTCTGACGGTCATTGAGCATGGCCCGGAGGATTTCGAGGCGGATGTCTCGACTGAAACACTCAATCTCACCACCCTCGGATCAGCTGAAGCCGGTATGCCCGTCAATCTCGAGAGGGCTATGAAACTGAATGAGCGCATCGGCGGACATCTCGTCACAGGACATGTTGACGGGGTTGGTACGATTCGTCGAAGAGAACAAAACGGCACTGCCATTCTGTTCGTCATCGAGGTTTCAGCGGCGCTCAGTCGATACTGTGTGAAAAAGGGATCCATCACGGTCGATGGAATTAGTTTGACCGTGAATGATGTCTCGGACCAGACGTTTGCCGTCACGATCATTCCCCACACGGCAAGTATCACAACTCTGGGGCTCAAACAGGTTGGCGATCACGTGAATCTTGAGACTGACTTGATAGGAAAGTATGTGGAACGCCTCCTTCAATCGAATGGAAACATTCCCTCAAAGTCCACACCAGTCATCGATCATGAGTATCTCCAGAAACGGGGACTTCTCTGA
- the trmL gene encoding tRNA (uridine(34)/cytosine(34)/5-carboxymethylaminomethyluridine(34)-2'-O)-methyltransferase TrmL, with protein MIDVVLYQPEIPPNTGNIIRLCANTGFPLHIIRPLGFRWGDKGAKRAGLDYHELAIVTLHLNLQAYYDSQRPSRVFGITTKGRTGYHEVDFRAGDALLFGPETRGLPQDILESLPEDHRLRIPMHPESRSVNLSNAVAIVVYEAWRQQDFTSR; from the coding sequence ATGATCGATGTAGTCCTTTACCAGCCAGAAATCCCTCCCAATACCGGAAACATCATTCGCTTGTGCGCGAATACCGGATTTCCCTTGCATATCATCCGTCCACTTGGATTTCGCTGGGGAGATAAGGGGGCCAAGCGAGCGGGACTGGACTATCATGAGCTGGCGATCGTGACCCTTCATCTAAATTTGCAAGCCTATTACGATTCCCAGCGGCCTTCGCGTGTGTTCGGGATCACGACAAAAGGGAGGACAGGGTATCATGAGGTCGATTTTCGTGCGGGCGATGCCTTGCTCTTTGGTCCTGAGACGAGAGGTCTCCCGCAAGACATCTTAGAGTCACTGCCGGAAGATCATCGCTTACGCATTCCGATGCATCCCGAATCCCGCAGCGTAAACCTCAGTAATGCCGTCGCAATCGTCGTCTATGAAGCCTGGCGACAACAGGACTTCACCTCTCGGTAA